In uncultured Desulfuromonas sp., the genomic stretch TATCCAGCGCCAGAAGATCGTTCATCTCTCGCAAACTGACGTCAGGCCTTCCCGTGAACACCAACGTGTTGTAGGCAAAGGTGCGTACGCGTTCTTTATGGATCAGATCGTTATCGACCAGATACGTCATCCATTTGGGGTTGGCAGAGATATAAAGCTGCGCCGGTGCGCCCTGAGCGATCTGCTTGGCCAGAGCCCCTGATGAGGCGAAATTGGGCAACACCGTTGTTTCGGGGTGTTGTTGTTGAAACACTGTGATGAGTTCTTTAACGGCGTCAGTCATGCTGGCGGCAACCGAGATGTTGATCGTTCCTGCCATGGAGGTGGAGACCAGCACCAGAGACAGAATAATGGCAATCAGGAAACTTCGCATGACAACTTTATCCTTTCTAAAAAAAACAGGGGAATGCTATCGTTGAGTCTGTCGTAACTCATGGGCATGGCTGACATAGCCTCGTGGATCGGCTGATCCTTGAATGGGAGACTCTTGACCGAGCGTCCCGTCTGTGAGATATAATCATGTCATGGTGATATAAGTATGTCAAAAGAAAATTTTGTCCTTCAAAATACCATTCGCGCAAAACGGGAAGGCTTGGGATGGTCGCAACAAGATCTGGCTGATCGGGCTGGATTGTCGCGAACCGGCATCAGTGCCATTGAAGCAGGGCGGCTGATCCCTTCCACAGCTGCCGCTCTCGCATTGGCTTCAGCCTTTCATTGTCGTGTCGAAGATCTTTTCGTCTTGGCCGGTAAGGATACCGCCCAATGGGCCTGGCCGCCCACGCAGGACCCAGTGCGCTACTGGCGCGCCATGGTGGGGTCGCGCCATCTGTTGTATCCTGTCGAACACAGTCCGATGGGGATGGTGCCTCATGATGGTGTGTGTCGTGACGGCAAATGTGTCGATCACCCGTTTGCTGAACCGGTCAGAACGCTGGTGATTGCCTGTTGTGATCCGGCTGTGGGTCTGTTGGCCGCCGAGTATGCCCGCCAGACGCCGTTCCGTATGGTGGTGTTGCAACGTTCCAGTCGTACCGCTCTGGAGTTACTGGAACAGGGCCTGATCCATGTTGCCGGTATTCATTTGTGTAAATCGGATGAGGAGCAGGGCAATCGTCAGGCCGCCGCTCAAATCCTCCACTCTGATTTTCATCTGGTGCGAATTGCCGACTGGGAAGAGGGGCTGGCTCTGTCTCCGGGATTGGCGCAGAATGGTGCTGGCGCGATCCTGAAAGCCGATATGCGCTGGATTGCCCGTGAGGAGGGATCGGGTGCCCGCCAGGTTCTCGATGAATTGCACGAAAATAATTTTGTTCCCACCCATACGGTTAATGACCACAGTGCCGTTGCTCTGGCGATCCGCAGCGGTTTTGCTCAGGCGGGTGTTTCATTGCGTCTGGTGTGTGACCAGCAAAATCTTGATTTTATTTCCGTGCGCCGGGAAGCGTATGAGTTCTGTATTCTGGATGCGGTCATGTCTGACCCACGTATTACGGCTCTCGTTGAGGTGATCCGTTCACCGCAATATCGCAAAATTCTTTCGGAGCTGCCCGGCTATGAAAGCCGTCGAACCGGCGAGCTTGCGCCAGTACGTGATGATTGACGCTGTCCACCTCCCTTTGCTTTTATTGGTCACGATTCGGGGCTGTTCTTCTTTATAGAGGACAGCCCCGAATCGTTTTGTTCTGATCGGTTTTCCTTGTCTGTTGATGTGACCTGCCCGGCACAAGCACAAAGAAATCATATTGACATAATAATACCTTGATGGCATGATCGTGTCACGCATTGGATTTTCTCGCCAACGGTGTCCGTGTATCCCTGCCGAGGCTATGGCAGCCTCGACCATAAACTATCCCATCGTCTACGTTGCCTCAGTTCGCGTTTGTTCCAAAGCGACTGAATATAACCACGTCAAGCTGGACCACGTCAAGCTGGGTCATATGACAGAATCGTGTCGTTTGCTCTGTTGGCGCTGTCCATTGTTATGGAGGAGTAGGAGTTGCTCGTATGAACATATTGAAACGCTGGATACAAACACTGGGTGTTATTGGGTGCCTTTTCTGGCCATTGCAGGTCTTTGGCCAGGAGTCTCTAACAGAGTTGGGGCCTCTGGTTGTTACCGCAACTCTGGCGGAAAAAACAGTTGAACAGGTGCCGGGAGCTGTGGAGGTTCTTGATCAACAGCAACTGGTTGAAACCGGTGCGGAAACCGTTTCTGAGGCGCTGTTGTATGCGACTGGGGTGATGCTGACAACTGCGGAAGGGCGCAATGTCGGAACCTCCATTCGCGGCATCGGCCGTAATCATACTTTGGTGATGCTTGATGGCCGTCGCCTGGCGGGAAGCTTTAAAGCACAAATGGATGTGGCACAATTGCCGGTGACCATGGTCGAACGCATTGAAGTGGTGCGTGGACCGGCTTCGGCTTTATACGGCAGCGATGCCATCGGTGGTGTCATCAACATCATCACCCGGCAACCAACGGCCCAGACAGAAGCGAGCATTGATGTGCGTGGCGGCTTTGGTCCCTCCGCTGAACATCTGGGTCAAGTCTCTGTCGGTGGAGGCACGGAACGCGTCCAGGCCAATTTAGGTGTGGCTCGCAGTGTTAAGGATGATTGGGACGGTGACAGTGCGTTGCCGGACGATATCGATGAAACCTCGTTGAACAGCGTACTGGGGCGCGCCAAAGTAAATATTGGACAAAAACAGCAGTTGTTGTTCGGCGGGGAATATGGCCATTTTGAACGTGATGGCGGACGTTATTATAAGAATGTCGATCGACGCTATGATGCCGATGACCGTCGCTGGGGAGGATTTGCTGAATACCATCTGAATCAGGGGGAGCCGCTCTCTGCCATGTTGCGAGGCTATGCCAGTCAATATAAAGCCACCTCGTCTTTTGATCCGCCTACGTCAAAAAGCGAGGAACGGCGGCGGTTGATTCAGGGAGAAGGCCGGGTGACTTACACGGCCTCTGATCGGTTTATCCTCACCAGTGGCGGTGAAATTCGACAAGATAGTCTTAAAGTCGATAGTATGGACCACGATGAAGAAAAGGTGATCAACAGTGGCCTGTTTACTCAGGCGGACTGGCAGATCACGCCGCAACTTAATCTGATTGCCGGTGCGCGTTTAGACCATCATGAAGATTTTGGTAGCCACCTGACACCACGGGCAACGTTAACCTGGCATTATAGCCATGGCCGGGTGTGGATCGGTTATGGCGAAGGCTTCAGAGCACCGACTCTCAATGAATTGTATGTGACGTCACTCTTAAAAAAAGGGCTTGAAACCTATCAAAGCAATGAAGATCTTGATGAAGAGACCTCTCAGAGCTATGAAGCCGGAACCAGTTTCCACTGGGGGCGGTTTCGGAGTCAGTTGGTGGTATTCCGTACCGATCTGGATGACTTGATCGCCGCGGAATTGCAATCGGTCAGTGGCAAAAACAAGATTTACACCATGGTCAATATCGATGAAGTGCGGGCCGAAGGGGTTGAGTTTGAAAGCTCTCTGGCATTGCCCGCTGACGTGCAACTTTCCGGTCAAGTCAGTTATGTGGATACCGAAGACCGCCAGACCCATGAAGAACTTGCCGATGAACCGCGTTGGAAAAGCGGGGTGACGCTTTCATGGCTGGACCCGTATTGGGGGATAATGACTCAGGTGCGCTGGCTCTATTTTGGAACCTCTGAAGATGGTGAAGGCAATGAACAGAGCACCTACCAGCTCACCCATCTTCATATGGAAAAAGACCTGACAGAAACTCTGACCCTGTATGGCGGAATCGATAATCTGTTTGATGAGGAACACGATGATTTTACCTTGTCGCCGCGGGGCTATTATCTGGGCATGAAGTGGGTGTTTTAGCCGTGATGATAAGGTTGCTGTTGAGCGCGTTGATCGTCCTGGTGATGGTATTGCCCGCCCTGGCGCGGGATATCGTTGATATGGCGGGTCGCACCGTTACTGTTCCCGACCACATCAATCGCGTGGTCGGGTGTGTGGCTCCAGTCAATTGGATGATCTATGCCGTTGCTCCGATGAAGCTGGCCGCGTTTACCTCGCGTCCGTCCGAGGCAGACTGGCAGATCCTTGATTCACGTTTGAAAGACCGGCCGGTGATTGGCAGCTTTCTCGGTGGTCAGGGCGTCAATCAGGAAACATTGCTGGCCATTGACGCGGATGTGGTGATTTTCTGGGGAGACGTCAAGTCGCCATTGGTGCAACGTTGGTTGCGACAGCTCGACCAATGGCATATTCCGGTGGTTTTTGTCGCCATGGATCGTTTGGAAGACTATCCGGCCACATTGGAATTTCTCGGCCACTTGTTGGGCGCACCGCAGCGAGGTCTTAAGCTGGCACGCTATGGACGATGTATTCTGGAACAGGTCGCCACAATCGTGGCGACCATCCCGGCATCACAGCGGCGCCGGGTGTATTATGCCCAGGGTAATGACGGGTTGGAAACAGAACCCGAGCAATCCTTTCATGCCGAACTGATTGGGCTAGCCGGTGGTTGCAATGTCCATAAAGGGGTCCTGAAACAACGACGTGGTCGAGATAAAATCTCCCTGGAACAGGTGCTGATGTATAACCCCGAAGTAATTCTCACAGCGCAGCGAGATTTTTATGAGCACGTTGTTGACATGCCAACGTGGCAACAGGTTCAAGCCCTCCGAAATGATCAGGTGTTGCTTATTCCCGATTATCCTCTGAACTGGTTTGATCGGCCTCCCTCCATGATGCGTTTTCTCGGGCTGCAATGGCTGGTTAAGAGCCTTTACCCGCAGACAGTGC encodes the following:
- the modA gene encoding molybdate ABC transporter substrate-binding protein, with translation MRSFLIAIILSLVLVSTSMAGTINISVAASMTDAVKELITVFQQQHPETTVLPNFASSGALAKQIAQGAPAQLYISANPKWMTYLVDNDLIHKERVRTFAYNTLVFTGRPDVSLREMNDLLALDTLAIGSPKSVPAGQYAQQALQAAGLYEQLQTRLVLAKDVRQALLYADRGEVDGAFVYKTDALLAQHAKILLDVPQHLYNEVTYPIALTHSGEKSAEAGAFAAFLSTEKATNILERYGFVIR
- a CDS encoding substrate-binding domain-containing protein, which codes for MSKENFVLQNTIRAKREGLGWSQQDLADRAGLSRTGISAIEAGRLIPSTAAALALASAFHCRVEDLFVLAGKDTAQWAWPPTQDPVRYWRAMVGSRHLLYPVEHSPMGMVPHDGVCRDGKCVDHPFAEPVRTLVIACCDPAVGLLAAEYARQTPFRMVVLQRSSRTALELLEQGLIHVAGIHLCKSDEEQGNRQAAAQILHSDFHLVRIADWEEGLALSPGLAQNGAGAILKADMRWIAREEGSGARQVLDELHENNFVPTHTVNDHSAVALAIRSGFAQAGVSLRLVCDQQNLDFISVRREAYEFCILDAVMSDPRITALVEVIRSPQYRKILSELPGYESRRTGELAPVRDD
- a CDS encoding TonB-dependent receptor, with the protein product MNILKRWIQTLGVIGCLFWPLQVFGQESLTELGPLVVTATLAEKTVEQVPGAVEVLDQQQLVETGAETVSEALLYATGVMLTTAEGRNVGTSIRGIGRNHTLVMLDGRRLAGSFKAQMDVAQLPVTMVERIEVVRGPASALYGSDAIGGVINIITRQPTAQTEASIDVRGGFGPSAEHLGQVSVGGGTERVQANLGVARSVKDDWDGDSALPDDIDETSLNSVLGRAKVNIGQKQQLLFGGEYGHFERDGGRYYKNVDRRYDADDRRWGGFAEYHLNQGEPLSAMLRGYASQYKATSSFDPPTSKSEERRRLIQGEGRVTYTASDRFILTSGGEIRQDSLKVDSMDHDEEKVINSGLFTQADWQITPQLNLIAGARLDHHEDFGSHLTPRATLTWHYSHGRVWIGYGEGFRAPTLNELYVTSLLKKGLETYQSNEDLDEETSQSYEAGTSFHWGRFRSQLVVFRTDLDDLIAAELQSVSGKNKIYTMVNIDEVRAEGVEFESSLALPADVQLSGQVSYVDTEDRQTHEELADEPRWKSGVTLSWLDPYWGIMTQVRWLYFGTSEDGEGNEQSTYQLTHLHMEKDLTETLTLYGGIDNLFDEEHDDFTLSPRGYYLGMKWVF
- a CDS encoding ABC transporter substrate-binding protein — encoded protein: MIRLLLSALIVLVMVLPALARDIVDMAGRTVTVPDHINRVVGCVAPVNWMIYAVAPMKLAAFTSRPSEADWQILDSRLKDRPVIGSFLGGQGVNQETLLAIDADVVIFWGDVKSPLVQRWLRQLDQWHIPVVFVAMDRLEDYPATLEFLGHLLGAPQRGLKLARYGRCILEQVATIVATIPASQRRRVYYAQGNDGLETEPEQSFHAELIGLAGGCNVHKGVLKQRRGRDKISLEQVLMYNPEVILTAQRDFYEHVVDMPTWQQVQALRNDQVLLIPDYPLNWFDRPPSMMRFLGLQWLVKSLYPQTVHLDMVETTRHFYQLFFGLNLSDERVRDILDVTP